The Bubalus bubalis isolate 160015118507 breed Murrah chromosome 1, NDDB_SH_1, whole genome shotgun sequence genome includes a region encoding these proteins:
- the LOC112582593 gene encoding ladinin-1 isoform X5 — protein MSVSRKSWATLSSLTRQSTLEDEEEQEREHQWQHQNLSFTTDDKDTPDPKSTSMRLPASSVKLGPKLEQYLSAIQRSESIKGANASHTEFLEAPVDVASKRHLFEKELVGQNREGPAASCKNQETQRELAAGRKPQWRKKPEAPLGAEKISVLEERAVSGKREVPDKASDSEKRLVSEKATVFEKTPVPEIQPAPRRAMAPLRPQDWEHSASAECPSSPGEQRGTGPEKEPESSAGPLPRDGGLPPVTLQVRTRSMEAEAKAPSPTRALPTFSSTLQCSSPCTIPRMSPPRDSSEVALTHSTSMRLPASSVKLGPKLEQYLLAIQRSESVKCANPFRTDFLGAPVDVTSMHHVFEKKLVGQSREGPASRRKENLQLSGVVKSQLNLCISRIQESAQQGPQNQETQRELAAGRKPQWRKKTEAPLGAKKISVLEERAVSGKREVPDKASDSEKRLVSEKATVFEKTPVPEIQPAPGRAMAPLRPQDWEHSASAECPSSPGEQRGTGPEKEPESSAGPLPRDGGLPPVTLQVRTRSMEAEAKAPSPTRALPTFSSTLQCSSPCTIPRMSPPRDSSEVALTHSTSMRLPASSVKLGPKLEQYLLAIQRSESVKCANPFRTDFLGAPVDVTSMRHLFEKELVGQSREGPAAGCKENLQLSGVVKSRLNLWISRTQESAQQGPQNQEMQRESAAGRRPQWRKKPEPPLGPKV, from the exons ATGTCAGTTAGCAGGAAGAGCTGGGCCACTCTGTCCAG CCTCACCCGGCAGTCGACCCTGGAGGATGAGGAGGAACAGGAGCGAGAACACCAGTGGCAACACCAGAACCTGAGCTTCACCACAGACGACAAGGACACACCAGACCCCAAGAG CACCAGCATGAGGCTCCCAGCCAGCTCAGTCAAATTAGGCCCAAAGCTGGAGCAATATCTCTCGGCCATACAG AGATCAGAGTCCATCAAGGGTGCAAACGCATCCCACACTGAGTTCCTTGAGGCTCCCGTGGATGTTGCCAGCAAGCGCCACCTCTTTGAGAAAGAGCTGGTGGGCCAGAACCGAGAGGGTCCAGCTGCCAGCTGCAAG AACCAGGAGACACAGAGGGAATTGGCAGCTGGCAGAAAGCCCCAGTGGAGGAAGAAGCCAGAGGCCCCGCTGGGTGCCGAG AAGATCTCTGTGCTGGAGGAGAGAGCTGTCTCAGGAAAGAGGGAAGTTCCAGACAAAGCCAGCGACTCGGAGAAGAGACTGGTGTCTGAGAAAGCCACCGTCTTCGAGAAGACCCCAGTCCCCGAGATACAGCCAGCCCCACGCAGGGCCATGGCCCCATTGAGGCCCCAGGACTGGGAGCACTCAGCCTCAGCAGAGTGCCCATCCAGCCCCGGGGAGCAGCGGGGCACTGGGCCTGAGAAGGAGCCTGAGTCTTCGGCGGGGCCTCTGCCCCGGGATGGCGGCCTCCCGCCTGTCACTCTGCAG GTGAGGACTCGCAGCATGGAGGCTGAAGCCAAGGCCCCCTCGCCGACACGGGCCTTGCCCACCTTCAGCAGCACCCTGCAATGCTCCAGCCCCTGCACCATCCCCAGG aTGAGCCCCCCTAGAGACAGCTCAGAGGTGGCCTTAACTCACAG CACCAGCATGAGGCTCCCAGCCAGCTCGGTCAAATTAGGCCCGAAGCTGGAGCAATACCTCTTGGCCATACAG AGATCAGAGTCTGTCAAGTGTGCAAACCCATTCCGCACTGACTTCCTTGGGGCTCCTGTGGATGTCACCAGCATGCACCACGTCTTCGAGAAGAAGCTGGTGGGCCAGAGCCGAGAGGGCCCAGCCTCCAGGCGCAAG GAGAACTTGCAGCTCTCAGGGGTGGTGAAGTCACAGCTCAACCTGTGTATCAGCAGGATCCAGGAGTCAGCACAGCAGGGCCCACAG AACCAGGAGACACAGAGGGAATTGGCAGCTGGCAGAAAGCCCCAgtggaggaagaagacagaggcCCCGCTGGGTGCCAAG AAGATCTCTGTGCTGGAGGAGAGAGCTGTCTCAGGAAAGAGGGAAGTTCCAGACAAAGCCAGCGACTCGGAGAAGAGACTGGTGTCTGAGAAAGCCACCGTCTTTGAGAAGACCCCAGTCCCTGAGATACAGCCAGCCCCAGGCAGGGCCATGGCCCCATTGAGGCCCCAGGACTGGGAGCACTCAGCCTCAGCAGAGTGCCCATCCAGCCCCGGGGAGCAGCGGGGCACTGGGCCTGAGAAGGAGCCTGAGTCTTCGGCGGGGCCTCTGCCCCGGGATGGCGGCCTCCCGCCTGTCACTCTGCAG GTGAGGACTCGCAGCATGGAGGCTGAAGCCAAGGCCCCCTCGCCGACACGGGCCTTGCCCACCTTCAGCAGCACCCTGCAATGCTCCAGCCCCTGCACCATCCCCAGG aTGAGCCCCCCTAGAGACAGCTCAGAGGTGGCCTTAACTCACAG TACCAGCATGAGGCTCCCAGCCAGCTCGGTCAAATTAGGCCCGAAGCTGGAGCAATACCTCTTGGCCATACAG AGATCAGAGTCTGTCAAGTGTGCAAACCCATTCCGCACTGACTTCCTTGGGGCTCCTGTGGATGTCACCAGCATGCGCCACCTCTTCGAGAAGGAGCTGGTGGGCCAGAGCCGAGAGGGTCCAGCTGCCGGCTGCAAG GAGAACTTGCAGCTCTCAGGGGTGGTGAAGTCGCGGCTCAACCTGTGGATCAGCAGGACCCAGGAGTCAGCACAGCAGGGCCCACAG AACCAGGAGATGCAGAGGGAGTCGGCAGCTGGCAGGAGGCCCCAGTGGAGGAAGAAGCCAGAGCCCCCACTGGGTCCCAAG GTGTGA
- the LOC112582593 gene encoding ladinin-1 isoform X2, with protein MSVSRKSWATLSSLTRQSTLEDEEEQEREHQWQHQNLSFTTDDKDTPDPKSTSMRLPASSVKLGPKLEQYLSAIQRSESIKGANASHTEFLEAPVDVASKRHLFEKELVGQNREGPAASCKENLQLSGVVKSRLNLWISRIQESAQQGPQNQETQRELAAGRKPQWRKKPEAPLGAEISVLEERAVSGKREVPDKASDSEKRLVSEKATVFEKTPVPEIQPAPRRAMAPLRPQDWEHSASAECPSSPGEQRGTGPEKEPESSAGPLPRDGGLPPVTLQVRTRSMEAEAKAPSPTRALPTFSSTLQCSSPCTIPRMSPPRDSSEVALTHSTSMRLPASSVKLGPKLEQYLLAIQRSESVKCANPFRTDFLGAPVDVTSMHHVFEKKLVGQSREGPASRRKENLQLSGVVKSQLNLCISRIQESAQQGPQNQETQRELAAGRKPQWRKKTEAPLGAKKISVLEERAVSGKREVPDKASDSEKRLVSEKATVFEKTPVPEIQPAPGRAMAPLRPQDWEHSASAECPSSPGEQRGTGPEKEPESSAGPLPRDGGLPPVTLQVRTRSMEAEAKAPSPTRALPTFSSTLQCSSPCTIPRMSPPRDSSEVALTHSTSMRLPASSVKLGPKLEQYLLAIQRSESVKCANPFRTDFLGAPVDVTSMRHLFEKELVGQSREGPAAGCKENLQLSGVVKSRLNLWISRTQESAQQGPQNQEMQRESAAGRRPQWRKKPEPPLGPKV; from the exons ATGTCAGTTAGCAGGAAGAGCTGGGCCACTCTGTCCAG CCTCACCCGGCAGTCGACCCTGGAGGATGAGGAGGAACAGGAGCGAGAACACCAGTGGCAACACCAGAACCTGAGCTTCACCACAGACGACAAGGACACACCAGACCCCAAGAG CACCAGCATGAGGCTCCCAGCCAGCTCAGTCAAATTAGGCCCAAAGCTGGAGCAATATCTCTCGGCCATACAG AGATCAGAGTCCATCAAGGGTGCAAACGCATCCCACACTGAGTTCCTTGAGGCTCCCGTGGATGTTGCCAGCAAGCGCCACCTCTTTGAGAAAGAGCTGGTGGGCCAGAACCGAGAGGGTCCAGCTGCCAGCTGCAAG GAGAACTTGCAGCTCTCAGGGGTGGTGAAGTCGCGGCTCAACCTGTGGATCAGCAGGATCCAGGAGTCAGCACAGCAGGGCCCACAG AACCAGGAGACACAGAGGGAATTGGCAGCTGGCAGAAAGCCCCAGTGGAGGAAGAAGCCAGAGGCCCCGCTGGGTGCCGAG ATCTCTGTGCTGGAGGAGAGAGCTGTCTCAGGAAAGAGGGAAGTTCCAGACAAAGCCAGCGACTCGGAGAAGAGACTGGTGTCTGAGAAAGCCACCGTCTTCGAGAAGACCCCAGTCCCCGAGATACAGCCAGCCCCACGCAGGGCCATGGCCCCATTGAGGCCCCAGGACTGGGAGCACTCAGCCTCAGCAGAGTGCCCATCCAGCCCCGGGGAGCAGCGGGGCACTGGGCCTGAGAAGGAGCCTGAGTCTTCGGCGGGGCCTCTGCCCCGGGATGGCGGCCTCCCGCCTGTCACTCTGCAG GTGAGGACTCGCAGCATGGAGGCTGAAGCCAAGGCCCCCTCGCCGACACGGGCCTTGCCCACCTTCAGCAGCACCCTGCAATGCTCCAGCCCCTGCACCATCCCCAGG aTGAGCCCCCCTAGAGACAGCTCAGAGGTGGCCTTAACTCACAG CACCAGCATGAGGCTCCCAGCCAGCTCGGTCAAATTAGGCCCGAAGCTGGAGCAATACCTCTTGGCCATACAG AGATCAGAGTCTGTCAAGTGTGCAAACCCATTCCGCACTGACTTCCTTGGGGCTCCTGTGGATGTCACCAGCATGCACCACGTCTTCGAGAAGAAGCTGGTGGGCCAGAGCCGAGAGGGCCCAGCCTCCAGGCGCAAG GAGAACTTGCAGCTCTCAGGGGTGGTGAAGTCACAGCTCAACCTGTGTATCAGCAGGATCCAGGAGTCAGCACAGCAGGGCCCACAG AACCAGGAGACACAGAGGGAATTGGCAGCTGGCAGAAAGCCCCAgtggaggaagaagacagaggcCCCGCTGGGTGCCAAG AAGATCTCTGTGCTGGAGGAGAGAGCTGTCTCAGGAAAGAGGGAAGTTCCAGACAAAGCCAGCGACTCGGAGAAGAGACTGGTGTCTGAGAAAGCCACCGTCTTTGAGAAGACCCCAGTCCCTGAGATACAGCCAGCCCCAGGCAGGGCCATGGCCCCATTGAGGCCCCAGGACTGGGAGCACTCAGCCTCAGCAGAGTGCCCATCCAGCCCCGGGGAGCAGCGGGGCACTGGGCCTGAGAAGGAGCCTGAGTCTTCGGCGGGGCCTCTGCCCCGGGATGGCGGCCTCCCGCCTGTCACTCTGCAG GTGAGGACTCGCAGCATGGAGGCTGAAGCCAAGGCCCCCTCGCCGACACGGGCCTTGCCCACCTTCAGCAGCACCCTGCAATGCTCCAGCCCCTGCACCATCCCCAGG aTGAGCCCCCCTAGAGACAGCTCAGAGGTGGCCTTAACTCACAG TACCAGCATGAGGCTCCCAGCCAGCTCGGTCAAATTAGGCCCGAAGCTGGAGCAATACCTCTTGGCCATACAG AGATCAGAGTCTGTCAAGTGTGCAAACCCATTCCGCACTGACTTCCTTGGGGCTCCTGTGGATGTCACCAGCATGCGCCACCTCTTCGAGAAGGAGCTGGTGGGCCAGAGCCGAGAGGGTCCAGCTGCCGGCTGCAAG GAGAACTTGCAGCTCTCAGGGGTGGTGAAGTCGCGGCTCAACCTGTGGATCAGCAGGACCCAGGAGTCAGCACAGCAGGGCCCACAG AACCAGGAGATGCAGAGGGAGTCGGCAGCTGGCAGGAGGCCCCAGTGGAGGAAGAAGCCAGAGCCCCCACTGGGTCCCAAG GTGTGA
- the LOC112582593 gene encoding ladinin-1 isoform X7, translating to MSVSRKSWATLSSLTRQSTLEDEEEQEREHQWQHQNLSFTTDDKDTPDPKSTSMRLPASSVKLGPKLEQYLSAIQRSESIKGANASHTEFLEAPVDVASKRHLFEKELVGQNREGPAASCKNQETQRELAAGRKPQWRKKPEAPLGAEISVLEERAVSGKREVPDKASDSEKRLVSEKATVFEKTPVPEIQPAPRRAMAPLRPQDWEHSASAECPSSPGEQRGTGPEKEPESSAGPLPRDGGLPPVTLQVRTRSMEAEAKAPSPTRALPTFSSTLQCSSPCTIPRMSPPRDSSEVALTHSTSMRLPASSVKLGPKLEQYLLAIQRSESVKCANPFRTDFLGAPVDVTSMHHVFEKKLVGQSREGPASRRKENLQLSGVVKSQLNLCISRIQESAQQGPQNQETQRELAAGRKPQWRKKTEAPLGAKKISVLEERAVSGKREVPDKASDSEKRLVSEKATVFEKTPVPEIQPAPGRAMAPLRPQDWEHSASAECPSSPGEQRGTGPEKEPESSAGPLPRDGGLPPVTLQVRTRSMEAEAKAPSPTRALPTFSSTLQCSSPCTIPRMSPPRDSSEVALTHSTSMRLPASSVKLGPKLEQYLLAIQRSESVKCANPFRTDFLGAPVDVTSMRHLFEKELVGQSREGPAAGCKENLQLSGVVKSRLNLWISRTQESAQQGPQNQEMQRESAAGRRPQWRKKPEPPLGPKV from the exons ATGTCAGTTAGCAGGAAGAGCTGGGCCACTCTGTCCAG CCTCACCCGGCAGTCGACCCTGGAGGATGAGGAGGAACAGGAGCGAGAACACCAGTGGCAACACCAGAACCTGAGCTTCACCACAGACGACAAGGACACACCAGACCCCAAGAG CACCAGCATGAGGCTCCCAGCCAGCTCAGTCAAATTAGGCCCAAAGCTGGAGCAATATCTCTCGGCCATACAG AGATCAGAGTCCATCAAGGGTGCAAACGCATCCCACACTGAGTTCCTTGAGGCTCCCGTGGATGTTGCCAGCAAGCGCCACCTCTTTGAGAAAGAGCTGGTGGGCCAGAACCGAGAGGGTCCAGCTGCCAGCTGCAAG AACCAGGAGACACAGAGGGAATTGGCAGCTGGCAGAAAGCCCCAGTGGAGGAAGAAGCCAGAGGCCCCGCTGGGTGCCGAG ATCTCTGTGCTGGAGGAGAGAGCTGTCTCAGGAAAGAGGGAAGTTCCAGACAAAGCCAGCGACTCGGAGAAGAGACTGGTGTCTGAGAAAGCCACCGTCTTCGAGAAGACCCCAGTCCCCGAGATACAGCCAGCCCCACGCAGGGCCATGGCCCCATTGAGGCCCCAGGACTGGGAGCACTCAGCCTCAGCAGAGTGCCCATCCAGCCCCGGGGAGCAGCGGGGCACTGGGCCTGAGAAGGAGCCTGAGTCTTCGGCGGGGCCTCTGCCCCGGGATGGCGGCCTCCCGCCTGTCACTCTGCAG GTGAGGACTCGCAGCATGGAGGCTGAAGCCAAGGCCCCCTCGCCGACACGGGCCTTGCCCACCTTCAGCAGCACCCTGCAATGCTCCAGCCCCTGCACCATCCCCAGG aTGAGCCCCCCTAGAGACAGCTCAGAGGTGGCCTTAACTCACAG CACCAGCATGAGGCTCCCAGCCAGCTCGGTCAAATTAGGCCCGAAGCTGGAGCAATACCTCTTGGCCATACAG AGATCAGAGTCTGTCAAGTGTGCAAACCCATTCCGCACTGACTTCCTTGGGGCTCCTGTGGATGTCACCAGCATGCACCACGTCTTCGAGAAGAAGCTGGTGGGCCAGAGCCGAGAGGGCCCAGCCTCCAGGCGCAAG GAGAACTTGCAGCTCTCAGGGGTGGTGAAGTCACAGCTCAACCTGTGTATCAGCAGGATCCAGGAGTCAGCACAGCAGGGCCCACAG AACCAGGAGACACAGAGGGAATTGGCAGCTGGCAGAAAGCCCCAgtggaggaagaagacagaggcCCCGCTGGGTGCCAAG AAGATCTCTGTGCTGGAGGAGAGAGCTGTCTCAGGAAAGAGGGAAGTTCCAGACAAAGCCAGCGACTCGGAGAAGAGACTGGTGTCTGAGAAAGCCACCGTCTTTGAGAAGACCCCAGTCCCTGAGATACAGCCAGCCCCAGGCAGGGCCATGGCCCCATTGAGGCCCCAGGACTGGGAGCACTCAGCCTCAGCAGAGTGCCCATCCAGCCCCGGGGAGCAGCGGGGCACTGGGCCTGAGAAGGAGCCTGAGTCTTCGGCGGGGCCTCTGCCCCGGGATGGCGGCCTCCCGCCTGTCACTCTGCAG GTGAGGACTCGCAGCATGGAGGCTGAAGCCAAGGCCCCCTCGCCGACACGGGCCTTGCCCACCTTCAGCAGCACCCTGCAATGCTCCAGCCCCTGCACCATCCCCAGG aTGAGCCCCCCTAGAGACAGCTCAGAGGTGGCCTTAACTCACAG TACCAGCATGAGGCTCCCAGCCAGCTCGGTCAAATTAGGCCCGAAGCTGGAGCAATACCTCTTGGCCATACAG AGATCAGAGTCTGTCAAGTGTGCAAACCCATTCCGCACTGACTTCCTTGGGGCTCCTGTGGATGTCACCAGCATGCGCCACCTCTTCGAGAAGGAGCTGGTGGGCCAGAGCCGAGAGGGTCCAGCTGCCGGCTGCAAG GAGAACTTGCAGCTCTCAGGGGTGGTGAAGTCGCGGCTCAACCTGTGGATCAGCAGGACCCAGGAGTCAGCACAGCAGGGCCCACAG AACCAGGAGATGCAGAGGGAGTCGGCAGCTGGCAGGAGGCCCCAGTGGAGGAAGAAGCCAGAGCCCCCACTGGGTCCCAAG GTGTGA
- the LOC112582593 gene encoding ladinin-1 isoform X1 yields MSVSRKSWATLSSLTRQSTLEDEEEQEREHQWQHQNLSFTTDDKDTPDPKSTSMRLPASSVKLGPKLEQYLSAIQRSESIKGANASHTEFLEAPVDVASKRHLFEKELVGQNREGPAASCKENLQLSGVVKSRLNLWISRIQESAQQGPQNQETQRELAAGRKPQWRKKPEAPLGAEKISVLEERAVSGKREVPDKASDSEKRLVSEKATVFEKTPVPEIQPAPRRAMAPLRPQDWEHSASAECPSSPGEQRGTGPEKEPESSAGPLPRDGGLPPVTLQVRTRSMEAEAKAPSPTRALPTFSSTLQCSSPCTIPRMSPPRDSSEVALTHSTSMRLPASSVKLGPKLEQYLLAIQRSESVKCANPFRTDFLGAPVDVTSMHHVFEKKLVGQSREGPASRRKENLQLSGVVKSQLNLCISRIQESAQQGPQNQETQRELAAGRKPQWRKKTEAPLGAKKISVLEERAVSGKREVPDKASDSEKRLVSEKATVFEKTPVPEIQPAPGRAMAPLRPQDWEHSASAECPSSPGEQRGTGPEKEPESSAGPLPRDGGLPPVTLQVRTRSMEAEAKAPSPTRALPTFSSTLQCSSPCTIPRMSPPRDSSEVALTHSTSMRLPASSVKLGPKLEQYLLAIQRSESVKCANPFRTDFLGAPVDVTSMRHLFEKELVGQSREGPAAGCKENLQLSGVVKSRLNLWISRTQESAQQGPQNQEMQRESAAGRRPQWRKKPEPPLGPKV; encoded by the exons ATGTCAGTTAGCAGGAAGAGCTGGGCCACTCTGTCCAG CCTCACCCGGCAGTCGACCCTGGAGGATGAGGAGGAACAGGAGCGAGAACACCAGTGGCAACACCAGAACCTGAGCTTCACCACAGACGACAAGGACACACCAGACCCCAAGAG CACCAGCATGAGGCTCCCAGCCAGCTCAGTCAAATTAGGCCCAAAGCTGGAGCAATATCTCTCGGCCATACAG AGATCAGAGTCCATCAAGGGTGCAAACGCATCCCACACTGAGTTCCTTGAGGCTCCCGTGGATGTTGCCAGCAAGCGCCACCTCTTTGAGAAAGAGCTGGTGGGCCAGAACCGAGAGGGTCCAGCTGCCAGCTGCAAG GAGAACTTGCAGCTCTCAGGGGTGGTGAAGTCGCGGCTCAACCTGTGGATCAGCAGGATCCAGGAGTCAGCACAGCAGGGCCCACAG AACCAGGAGACACAGAGGGAATTGGCAGCTGGCAGAAAGCCCCAGTGGAGGAAGAAGCCAGAGGCCCCGCTGGGTGCCGAG AAGATCTCTGTGCTGGAGGAGAGAGCTGTCTCAGGAAAGAGGGAAGTTCCAGACAAAGCCAGCGACTCGGAGAAGAGACTGGTGTCTGAGAAAGCCACCGTCTTCGAGAAGACCCCAGTCCCCGAGATACAGCCAGCCCCACGCAGGGCCATGGCCCCATTGAGGCCCCAGGACTGGGAGCACTCAGCCTCAGCAGAGTGCCCATCCAGCCCCGGGGAGCAGCGGGGCACTGGGCCTGAGAAGGAGCCTGAGTCTTCGGCGGGGCCTCTGCCCCGGGATGGCGGCCTCCCGCCTGTCACTCTGCAG GTGAGGACTCGCAGCATGGAGGCTGAAGCCAAGGCCCCCTCGCCGACACGGGCCTTGCCCACCTTCAGCAGCACCCTGCAATGCTCCAGCCCCTGCACCATCCCCAGG aTGAGCCCCCCTAGAGACAGCTCAGAGGTGGCCTTAACTCACAG CACCAGCATGAGGCTCCCAGCCAGCTCGGTCAAATTAGGCCCGAAGCTGGAGCAATACCTCTTGGCCATACAG AGATCAGAGTCTGTCAAGTGTGCAAACCCATTCCGCACTGACTTCCTTGGGGCTCCTGTGGATGTCACCAGCATGCACCACGTCTTCGAGAAGAAGCTGGTGGGCCAGAGCCGAGAGGGCCCAGCCTCCAGGCGCAAG GAGAACTTGCAGCTCTCAGGGGTGGTGAAGTCACAGCTCAACCTGTGTATCAGCAGGATCCAGGAGTCAGCACAGCAGGGCCCACAG AACCAGGAGACACAGAGGGAATTGGCAGCTGGCAGAAAGCCCCAgtggaggaagaagacagaggcCCCGCTGGGTGCCAAG AAGATCTCTGTGCTGGAGGAGAGAGCTGTCTCAGGAAAGAGGGAAGTTCCAGACAAAGCCAGCGACTCGGAGAAGAGACTGGTGTCTGAGAAAGCCACCGTCTTTGAGAAGACCCCAGTCCCTGAGATACAGCCAGCCCCAGGCAGGGCCATGGCCCCATTGAGGCCCCAGGACTGGGAGCACTCAGCCTCAGCAGAGTGCCCATCCAGCCCCGGGGAGCAGCGGGGCACTGGGCCTGAGAAGGAGCCTGAGTCTTCGGCGGGGCCTCTGCCCCGGGATGGCGGCCTCCCGCCTGTCACTCTGCAG GTGAGGACTCGCAGCATGGAGGCTGAAGCCAAGGCCCCCTCGCCGACACGGGCCTTGCCCACCTTCAGCAGCACCCTGCAATGCTCCAGCCCCTGCACCATCCCCAGG aTGAGCCCCCCTAGAGACAGCTCAGAGGTGGCCTTAACTCACAG TACCAGCATGAGGCTCCCAGCCAGCTCGGTCAAATTAGGCCCGAAGCTGGAGCAATACCTCTTGGCCATACAG AGATCAGAGTCTGTCAAGTGTGCAAACCCATTCCGCACTGACTTCCTTGGGGCTCCTGTGGATGTCACCAGCATGCGCCACCTCTTCGAGAAGGAGCTGGTGGGCCAGAGCCGAGAGGGTCCAGCTGCCGGCTGCAAG GAGAACTTGCAGCTCTCAGGGGTGGTGAAGTCGCGGCTCAACCTGTGGATCAGCAGGACCCAGGAGTCAGCACAGCAGGGCCCACAG AACCAGGAGATGCAGAGGGAGTCGGCAGCTGGCAGGAGGCCCCAGTGGAGGAAGAAGCCAGAGCCCCCACTGGGTCCCAAG GTGTGA
- the LOC112582593 gene encoding ladinin-1 isoform X3, with product MSVSRKSWATLSSLTRQSTLEDEEEQEREHQWQHQNLSFTTDDKDTPDPKSTSMRLPASSVKLGPKLEQYLSAIQRSESIKGANASHTEFLEAPVDVASKRHLFEKELVGQNREGPAASCKENLQLSGVVKSRLNLWISRIQESAQQGPQNQETQRELAAGRKPQWRKKPEAPLGAEKISVLEERAVSGKREVPDKASDSEKRLVSEKATVFEKTPVPEIQPAPRRAMAPLRPQDWEHSASAECPSSPGEQRGTGPEKEPESSAGPLPRDGGLPPVTLQVRTRSMEAEAKAPSPTRALPTFSSTLQCSSPCTIPRMSPPRDSSEVALTHSTSMRLPASSVKLGPKLEQYLLAIQRSESVKCANPFRTDFLGAPVDVTSMHHVFEKKLVGQSREGPASRRKENLQLSGVVKSQLNLCISRIQESAQQGPQNQETQRELAAGRKPQWRKKTEAPLGAKISVLEERAVSGKREVPDKASDSEKRLVSEKATVFEKTPVPEIQPAPGRAMAPLRPQDWEHSASAECPSSPGEQRGTGPEKEPESSAGPLPRDGGLPPVTLQVRTRSMEAEAKAPSPTRALPTFSSTLQCSSPCTIPRMSPPRDSSEVALTHSTSMRLPASSVKLGPKLEQYLLAIQRSESVKCANPFRTDFLGAPVDVTSMRHLFEKELVGQSREGPAAGCKENLQLSGVVKSRLNLWISRTQESAQQGPQNQEMQRESAAGRRPQWRKKPEPPLGPKV from the exons ATGTCAGTTAGCAGGAAGAGCTGGGCCACTCTGTCCAG CCTCACCCGGCAGTCGACCCTGGAGGATGAGGAGGAACAGGAGCGAGAACACCAGTGGCAACACCAGAACCTGAGCTTCACCACAGACGACAAGGACACACCAGACCCCAAGAG CACCAGCATGAGGCTCCCAGCCAGCTCAGTCAAATTAGGCCCAAAGCTGGAGCAATATCTCTCGGCCATACAG AGATCAGAGTCCATCAAGGGTGCAAACGCATCCCACACTGAGTTCCTTGAGGCTCCCGTGGATGTTGCCAGCAAGCGCCACCTCTTTGAGAAAGAGCTGGTGGGCCAGAACCGAGAGGGTCCAGCTGCCAGCTGCAAG GAGAACTTGCAGCTCTCAGGGGTGGTGAAGTCGCGGCTCAACCTGTGGATCAGCAGGATCCAGGAGTCAGCACAGCAGGGCCCACAG AACCAGGAGACACAGAGGGAATTGGCAGCTGGCAGAAAGCCCCAGTGGAGGAAGAAGCCAGAGGCCCCGCTGGGTGCCGAG AAGATCTCTGTGCTGGAGGAGAGAGCTGTCTCAGGAAAGAGGGAAGTTCCAGACAAAGCCAGCGACTCGGAGAAGAGACTGGTGTCTGAGAAAGCCACCGTCTTCGAGAAGACCCCAGTCCCCGAGATACAGCCAGCCCCACGCAGGGCCATGGCCCCATTGAGGCCCCAGGACTGGGAGCACTCAGCCTCAGCAGAGTGCCCATCCAGCCCCGGGGAGCAGCGGGGCACTGGGCCTGAGAAGGAGCCTGAGTCTTCGGCGGGGCCTCTGCCCCGGGATGGCGGCCTCCCGCCTGTCACTCTGCAG GTGAGGACTCGCAGCATGGAGGCTGAAGCCAAGGCCCCCTCGCCGACACGGGCCTTGCCCACCTTCAGCAGCACCCTGCAATGCTCCAGCCCCTGCACCATCCCCAGG aTGAGCCCCCCTAGAGACAGCTCAGAGGTGGCCTTAACTCACAG CACCAGCATGAGGCTCCCAGCCAGCTCGGTCAAATTAGGCCCGAAGCTGGAGCAATACCTCTTGGCCATACAG AGATCAGAGTCTGTCAAGTGTGCAAACCCATTCCGCACTGACTTCCTTGGGGCTCCTGTGGATGTCACCAGCATGCACCACGTCTTCGAGAAGAAGCTGGTGGGCCAGAGCCGAGAGGGCCCAGCCTCCAGGCGCAAG GAGAACTTGCAGCTCTCAGGGGTGGTGAAGTCACAGCTCAACCTGTGTATCAGCAGGATCCAGGAGTCAGCACAGCAGGGCCCACAG AACCAGGAGACACAGAGGGAATTGGCAGCTGGCAGAAAGCCCCAgtggaggaagaagacagaggcCCCGCTGGGTGCCAAG ATCTCTGTGCTGGAGGAGAGAGCTGTCTCAGGAAAGAGGGAAGTTCCAGACAAAGCCAGCGACTCGGAGAAGAGACTGGTGTCTGAGAAAGCCACCGTCTTTGAGAAGACCCCAGTCCCTGAGATACAGCCAGCCCCAGGCAGGGCCATGGCCCCATTGAGGCCCCAGGACTGGGAGCACTCAGCCTCAGCAGAGTGCCCATCCAGCCCCGGGGAGCAGCGGGGCACTGGGCCTGAGAAGGAGCCTGAGTCTTCGGCGGGGCCTCTGCCCCGGGATGGCGGCCTCCCGCCTGTCACTCTGCAG GTGAGGACTCGCAGCATGGAGGCTGAAGCCAAGGCCCCCTCGCCGACACGGGCCTTGCCCACCTTCAGCAGCACCCTGCAATGCTCCAGCCCCTGCACCATCCCCAGG aTGAGCCCCCCTAGAGACAGCTCAGAGGTGGCCTTAACTCACAG TACCAGCATGAGGCTCCCAGCCAGCTCGGTCAAATTAGGCCCGAAGCTGGAGCAATACCTCTTGGCCATACAG AGATCAGAGTCTGTCAAGTGTGCAAACCCATTCCGCACTGACTTCCTTGGGGCTCCTGTGGATGTCACCAGCATGCGCCACCTCTTCGAGAAGGAGCTGGTGGGCCAGAGCCGAGAGGGTCCAGCTGCCGGCTGCAAG GAGAACTTGCAGCTCTCAGGGGTGGTGAAGTCGCGGCTCAACCTGTGGATCAGCAGGACCCAGGAGTCAGCACAGCAGGGCCCACAG AACCAGGAGATGCAGAGGGAGTCGGCAGCTGGCAGGAGGCCCCAGTGGAGGAAGAAGCCAGAGCCCCCACTGGGTCCCAAG GTGTGA